The Methanosarcina barkeri MS DNA window TAAAAGCCCTGAGAAAGGAAATTTCTCTTAAGAGAAATCTTCCTCCTTACATTGTTTTCTCTGATACTTCCCTTAAGGAAATGGCTACAAGATTTCCACATAACCTTGAGGAGTTCCATTCCATTACAGGAGTTGGAGAGCATAAATTAAAAAAATACGGGGATATTTTTCTCAAAGAAATCGAAAACTACTGCAGAGATTATAGTTTGGTTCCCGCTGACAAACCTGCTGAAAAATCTGCTGAAAAACCTGAACAATTAGAGGTTGCCTGTAAAGACTCTGAACAAAAGGGAATACGCTCGAAAGAAATTGCTCAAAATGATGAAAATCCCAAAACTGAGGTTGAGATATTCGGGACTAAAATGCCCAATCCCGAGTCTGACAACATCAACAGCCTGGAAACCTGCAACTTACAGACAAAAAGGGCAAGGTATCTGGATACGAGCATTCAGGACTGGTCAGAGCAGAATTCTTCGGCAGGCGGCTTCAGGAAAATAGACGCAGCAGAGATCTCGCCTGAATTAGAGGTTGCAAGTGTCACCAGATCGGATATTTCTACCTCCAGTTCTTTTGAAACGGATTCTCTGCAAAGAACTTTCTCTCTTTTTACGAAAGGGCTTGGAATCGATGAAATTGCTGATATCCAGGGTACGAGTACTAGAGACATTTTCAGGCAACTTGAACAGCTCACTCTTTCTGGAAACGTCAAGGTTATTGGAGGACTTTTACCTCCCAAAAGACAAAAACAGATAAATTCTACCCTGAAAAGCTTAGAAGTTGAGCTGGATTCCCTACTTCGGACAAGGTTGGGTGAGAACTGTCCGGAAGAAGAAATGAAATTTGTCAGGGCCCTCCTTCTGTCCAGAATCTGCTTTTCCCAGTCTGAAGACAGCAAGTAAAAACCTTTTCTGCAAATTTCGCTGTTTTTCTTCGATTTTTATTCTCACTGCTTTTTTGTTTTCACTTATGTTTTCTTATTGAGCTGATCCCAAAACTCAAAATGATTTTTCTGAATCCCAGATCTACAATAAGTAATAGATTTTCTGATCACGAAAATAATTTTTAAATTTTACTAATTTGAGGATAAAATTAGTTTTGGGATGGACTAGTTTTTAGTCTGAGTTTCTGAAATGGGGTCATTCAACGTTTTTCCCATTTTTTCAGGTTCATAATCTCAGACAGCGTCCCGCCTCTTTTGATTTCATCAAAGAGTCTTTTTTCTGTTTTATAAACTTCTTTTGCTCTTCTTGCCAGCTCGTATGCCCTCTCTGATGGAATTACCACAACACCACTTTCATCGCCCACTATATAATCTCCTGGCTTCACGGTCTGGCCACCACAGGTAATTTCAGCATTGATTTCTCCAAAACCTTTAGGATCTCCGGCGTTAGGTACTGTATTGCTTGTATAAATCGGAAGTCCCAATGTTTCGACTTCGTCAATATCCCTGACAGCACCTTCTATTACCAAGCCTGCAATTCCCTTGTTCAAGGCGCTCCAGGTCGCAAGCCCTCCCCAGCAGGCAACATCTTTATTTTCGTTGTAAATAACGATTACGTCCCCTTCTTTTGCAATGTCAATTGCTTCCACGGGTTTTGCCCAGTCTCCGGGAAAAGTCTGCACGGTAACTGCGGTTCCTACCATTTTTCCTCTTACCAGAGGATGAATGCCTTTCATTGCACCTTTCCGGTGCATGGCATCAGAAATATTTGAAGTGGAGACTTCCGTAAGAATTTCTCTGATTTCCTGGTCTACGGTGCTGACACTGCAGATTTCTACAGCGTCTGGGGAGTCAACACTCTGCCGAATTTTTCTTGCAGCTTCGGTTACGTTGTCAGAATGGGTGATATTCCCTCCGACAATTACAACCTTTGCTCCGGCCTTGACAGCTTGCACTGCACTATTTGCATCAAGCCCTCCAGCGACTGCAAGCTGTACGTTGACTCTCTGTGAAATTTCCCTGAGAAGTGCTATGGGGTTTCTTCCCATCATCTGCTGGTCTATGCCTATGTGTACATTAACATAGTCCACGCCCAGAGCCTCAAGTTCAATGACTCTTTTTACAGGATCCGGAGCCGAAATGAGGTCTGCCATTAACCTGACGCCGTATTTGTGGGATGAACGGAGTGCGTCAAGTAATGTAGAATCATCTGCACTCCCTAGCACAATAACGACATCAGCCCCGGCTTTTGCTGCCATCTCAACTTCTATAGCGCCTGTATCTACAGTTTTCATGTCTGCCAGAATCGTCCGGTCTGGAAAAGCTTTCCTCATGGTGCGGATTGCGTCCATCCCCTCACTTTTGATTAGAGGGGTTCCAATTTCAATCCAGTCCGCACCTCCTGCTATTGCCTCTTTTGCAATCTCTACCGCACGATCCAATTCCAGAAGATCAAGTGCAACCTGAATTATGGGAACTATAGTATCACCTCAAGCGGGAAATAGGAAAAGCTGAAATTTTCAAATATTTTTATATCAGCTGTCCTGTGTGTTTTCATTTCTGTTTTACTCCGGATTTATTCTTTCGGACTTCCGGGTTTTATATCGGTTCTTTTAATTTAATTCTCTTAAATGTATCCTTTTATTTTTACTCTAATGATCTAATTTTATATGTGAGTTTTTCATTACCTATATTTCTTTTTATTTACGACTTATTTTGTGTTCGTGATGTTGTTTTGTATTTGACATTCATTGATAAAGAATAAATATTAGCCAGTTATAAAAAATAAATATTAGCTAATTGTTGCAGAAATTTGATTAATGCTATAATATTTACTGGGGGAGGACAATGGAAAAGAACCTTGGAATATCCGAAAAGAATGCTTCTGGAAATTATATTACGGATGAGGAACGCAAGCAGTTGCTTTCGGCTCTGCATTCTCGCCTTTTCTGGGTAGGTCAGCGTATCCCGGATCATGTTGAGGTTGAGGGAGAAACTTATCCTCTACACAACTATGTATGGGAACTGGTTCAAAAAGAAGAACTCAGTGAATCTGAGAAATCCAGGATAGATAAATGCATTGAAATGCTTTCAGCAAAAGAAATGAAAGATGAAAAAGAACTTGAAGAGGAGTCCCTTACTTCGGAAGAATCAAGAAATCTCTATCATGAGACTGCAGGCTTATTGCGTGCAATCACAAATTTGAAGGAGATAGAGAGCGGAATCTTCAAGCAAAATACGAAACGCTTTCAGGAACAGTTCGCTAATCAGAGGGTTAGAGACGCAAAGCTCTGGCTTGAATTCATTAATAAAGTGTCGAAGTAACGTGTTAGCACTGAAAGTAACGTGTTAGCACTGAGATACAAGACAGGATTTAATTTCCTTCAATACTCTTAGAAATTTATGGAGCAAAGGTTATATCTCTGGGAACCACTTTATGAAAACAGGATGTCATTTAAGAACAGAAACGTCATCTCTATGAAGGACTTTTCGCGGAAAGAAATCGATCACGTTCTGGATACGGCAGAAAAGCTTGAGCCTGTAGCCAGAGGCGAAGAAAGGTCCCGGTTGCTGGATGGAAAAATAATAGCTCTTCTTTTTTTTGAACCAAGCACAAGGACAAGGCTGTCTTTTGAATCTGCCACGCAGAGACTTGGAGGGCAGGTTCTCAACCTGGGTTCTGTGGAAGCAAGTTCGGTAATGAAAGGAGAAAATCTTGCCGATACTATTCGCGTAATCAGCAAATATGCAGATCTTATAGTGTTGCGTCATCCTCTTGACGGGTCAGCACGAATGGCTGCGGAATTTGCAGGTGTTCCTATAATCAATGGTGGAGACGGCTCTTTACACCACCCTACACAAACTTTCCTTGACCTCTATACCATTCGCAGGGAAAGCCATCTAGAAGGTCTGAAGATCGCTATGGCAGGAGACCTGAAGTATGGAAGAACAGTTCATTCCCTATGTCATGCCCTATCTCTTTACGGAGCTGAAATAACTTTAGTCTCGCCTCCTGAACTCAGGATGCCCCAGGAAATTATCAGGGATCTTCAAAAGAATAATATTCGAATTAGAGAAAACGATTCTCTTGAGGAAATAATTGACGATGTTGAGGTCCTTTATATGACAAGGGTTCAAAGAGAACGTTTTCCTGATCCTGAAGAGTATGAGAAGGTCAAAAACAGGTTGAAGGTTACAGGTGACCTGTTGAAAAACGCAGACTCTAGCCTTAAGATTCTTCATCCTCTCCCACGGGTCAACGAAATCTCTCCTGAAGTAGATTCAACACCGTATGCATGTTATTTCAAGCAGGCTTTTTATGGGGTCCCTACACGAATGGCACTTCTCGCTCTTGCCACGGGAGTGATTGAATGAAGGAAAAAAGAGACCTGAAGATTCAGGCAATTGAAAATGGAACAGTGATCGACCATATAAAGGCTGGGCAGGCCTTGAATGTTCTGCGTATACTTGGAATTTCCAGTGCTTTTCGAGCTACTATCAGCTTCGTTATGAATGCACCCGGTGCAGCAGGCATAAAAGACGTTGTGAAGATTGAAGGTAAGGAACTCAGCGTCGAAGAGCTTAACAGGATTGCTCTTATATCTCCGAAGGCCACTATCAATATTATTAGGGATTTTGAAGTAGTTCAGAAAAATAAGGTTGTACTTCCTTCTTATGTTGAAGGTGTTGTACGCTGTATCAATCCAAACTGTATTTCTAATAGCAGTGAACCTATAAAATCCAAATTTTCCGTGGTCCAGTCCGAAGAAGACGGGGTAACTCTACGCTGTCTTTACTGCGAGCATGTAATTTCAGAAAATATAGCCGAAAATTTGCTGTAAATGAAAATCTGCTGTAAATATGTGACTTTCTGTGAGCTAAAAATCAATTTTTGTTTTTATCTTGAGGTTCTCTTACAGGACTGAAGTGATCGAGAATTAATTCACAAGATATTATTTCAGTGTAGTTCGAATATTATCCATTCGAATATAATTTTGCAGTTTTAACTGCTAGTATCTTCAGGGGAAATTGCTCATGATAAAAAGAGATAATGATACGGAAGAGGCAGATGAAGAATATATTGGGTATGAAGAGCGGAATAAGCTACTCTGGAGTCTCAGGAGTGATTTTGCCTGGGCAGGAAAGAAAATCCCTAAAAGCGTGGAGATTGATGAGCGCGAGTACAAGCTCAGGGACATGATCCGAGAGCTGAGCGAGAAAGAATCACTGGATACAGATAAAGCTGCCGAAATCAGAGCTCTTATCCCAAAATTGAATGAAAAATCAAAAGTAGACGAAGAACTGCTAGAGACCGAAGAGCTTACAAAAGTAGAGGCTGAAGCCCTCTATGAAGAAGCAACTGGGCTTCTGCGTGCTTCAATGGAATTAAAAGACAAACTTGAGGGGAAAGGTGGGGAAAAAAGCGTCGATGAGTTTAAGCGTATGCTCAATACCCAGAAAATAGCGGACGAAAAGCGCTTTCAGAATCTTATTAAAAGTTTAAAGTAATGAGTTTGTTTGTGATTTCTTCAGTGATTCCGGCTTCAGGGAATTTCACTTTCAGAATAGTCTTTTGATTTTCAGAATAGTCTTTTGATTTTCAGAATAGTCTTTTGATTTCTTTTTTAGTTTCAATTTTCTACTCATTCTTATTTTTGAAGGTAGACATAATTTCTTCCGGTTCGTCGGTATAGAATTCCAAATTTAAGTTTGAGCGTGTAGTAAGTTTAAGGATCTGTTGATAGGGCACTGTGAGTTCGAAGATATAAAAATAAATAACAAGAACTATGCAATTATCCAGAAATCTACCATAACTGAGCTTAGTTTTATGAAAGCTGGAGCTGCTTCCATCTGCAAATCTCTAGTTATACTTTCTATGGTATGAGGTAGTTGAATTGCAAGGACAACAAGGAGAAACAAACGTAGTGGCCAACGTAAAGAATTACCTTTGTTCTTAGATACTGAAGTCTACACGATATCCTCTTTCTTTAATACGAGAGACCTGAATATATGCCTGCAAATGATTATTTTTTCAGGAATTAACAGTACAGTAGTACGATTATAAAGAATAAAAGCCAAAAAAGCCAGATAAAGGATTAAGGAAGAAAAAAAATCGAAAAAAGAGCCTACTGGACTGCATAATCCCAAAATT harbors:
- the hxlA gene encoding 3-hexulose-6-phosphate synthase — translated: MVPIIQVALDLLELDRAVEIAKEAIAGGADWIEIGTPLIKSEGMDAIRTMRKAFPDRTILADMKTVDTGAIEVEMAAKAGADVVIVLGSADDSTLLDALRSSHKYGVRLMADLISAPDPVKRVIELEALGVDYVNVHIGIDQQMMGRNPIALLREISQRVNVQLAVAGGLDANSAVQAVKAGAKVVIVGGNITHSDNVTEAARKIRQSVDSPDAVEICSVSTVDQEIREILTEVSTSNISDAMHRKGAMKGIHPLVRGKMVGTAVTVQTFPGDWAKPVEAIDIAKEGDVIVIYNENKDVACWGGLATWSALNKGIAGLVIEGAVRDIDEVETLGLPIYTSNTVPNAGDPKGFGEINAEITCGGQTVKPGDYIVGDESGVVVIPSERAYELARRAKEVYKTEKRLFDEIKRGGTLSEIMNLKKWEKR
- a CDS encoding DUF5788 family protein; translated protein: MEKNLGISEKNASGNYITDEERKQLLSALHSRLFWVGQRIPDHVEVEGETYPLHNYVWELVQKEELSESEKSRIDKCIEMLSAKEMKDEKELEEESLTSEESRNLYHETAGLLRAITNLKEIESGIFKQNTKRFQEQFANQRVRDAKLWLEFINKVSK
- the pyrB gene encoding aspartate carbamoyltransferase yields the protein MSFKNRNVISMKDFSRKEIDHVLDTAEKLEPVARGEERSRLLDGKIIALLFFEPSTRTRLSFESATQRLGGQVLNLGSVEASSVMKGENLADTIRVISKYADLIVLRHPLDGSARMAAEFAGVPIINGGDGSLHHPTQTFLDLYTIRRESHLEGLKIAMAGDLKYGRTVHSLCHALSLYGAEITLVSPPELRMPQEIIRDLQKNNIRIRENDSLEEIIDDVEVLYMTRVQRERFPDPEEYEKVKNRLKVTGDLLKNADSSLKILHPLPRVNEISPEVDSTPYACYFKQAFYGVPTRMALLALATGVIE
- the pyrI gene encoding aspartate carbamoyltransferase regulatory subunit — encoded protein: MKEKRDLKIQAIENGTVIDHIKAGQALNVLRILGISSAFRATISFVMNAPGAAGIKDVVKIEGKELSVEELNRIALISPKATINIIRDFEVVQKNKVVLPSYVEGVVRCINPNCISNSSEPIKSKFSVVQSEEDGVTLRCLYCEHVISENIAENLL
- a CDS encoding DUF5788 family protein yields the protein MIKRDNDTEEADEEYIGYEERNKLLWSLRSDFAWAGKKIPKSVEIDEREYKLRDMIRELSEKESLDTDKAAEIRALIPKLNEKSKVDEELLETEELTKVEAEALYEEATGLLRASMELKDKLEGKGGEKSVDEFKRMLNTQKIADEKRFQNLIKSLK